A window of the Mesoplasma florum L1 genome harbors these coding sequences:
- a CDS encoding transcriptional regulator → MENFYEKLEYLSKGYVDSAYKNMSVSLLSSIRNGNFKKSKELAEECFVSESTVTKFSKYLGFSGYREMIFFLKEDHNSFFVKKTTKKNKNFSSLIEWISLHEDFIDKLCKAIEVKNVQVNIFGSYQLQESISLLNKLLLSFDIDSKILYQNVLFANTKISKQAVNIIFFSGRDNETLEIFLQEINKSKKQIKNFLVISEKQKNKVKFECEQIQFSQDHSFVNRNLSVMMMCHEIANKLSLK, encoded by the coding sequence ATGGAAAATTTTTACGAAAAACTAGAGTATCTATCAAAAGGTTATGTTGATTCTGCTTATAAAAATATGTCAGTAAGTTTATTGTCATCAATTAGGAATGGGAATTTTAAAAAATCAAAAGAGTTGGCCGAAGAATGTTTTGTAAGTGAATCAACTGTTACAAAGTTTAGTAAGTACTTGGGTTTTTCTGGATATAGAGAAATGATATTTTTTTTAAAAGAAGACCATAATTCTTTTTTTGTTAAAAAGACAACTAAAAAAAATAAGAATTTTTCTAGCTTAATAGAATGAATATCATTGCATGAAGACTTTATTGATAAATTATGCAAAGCAATTGAAGTAAAGAATGTACAAGTTAATATATTTGGCTCATATCAGTTACAGGAATCTATTAGTTTATTGAATAAACTTTTACTTTCATTTGACATTGATTCTAAAATACTTTATCAAAATGTTTTATTTGCTAACACTAAAATTTCAAAGCAAGCTGTAAACATTATATTTTTTTCTGGAAGAGATAACGAAACTTTAGAAATATTTTTGCAAGAAATAAATAAAAGCAAAAAGCAAATAAAAAACTTTTTAGTTATTAGTGAAAAACAAAAGAATAAAGTTAAGTTTGAATGCGAACAAATACAATTTAGTCAGGATCATTCTTTTGTTAACAGAAACTTATCTGTTATGATGATGTGTCATGAAATAGCAAATAAATTGTCGTTAAAGTAA
- a CDS encoding glucose PTS transporter subunit IIA — translation MEIKIYAPVNCEVKSMQKCSDPTFAGKMLGDGIVIEPKNNVFTSPFENATCTMVFETKHAYGFEVQGCEFLIHCGIDTVNLNGKPFKTNLRQNMSVKLGDQIFSVDLKSIRENNLSTETPIIFTSTDKKIKIKKFKEGTYKKGELICVFEVTSEIKKKAKIEKENEDIIKFESKYAKTAKEFIELVGGRQNFSDVYNCMTRLRFKIKNKDLVDSTKIEKNSIVKGINWNGSELQVIIGGECYKVKDEILKLDNAQVEISSQGTEEIATSTLSQKIFAAIAGIMAPNIPILMSAGIIAAIYSILNTIGVTVDLGSGDKTIEADMLSLILFVLSKSGILLIGVFFCYNTTKYFGGDPLYGLLIGIILASRFFMGTGAESNAITNPSEYEFGKFIMDAQFGSRGWYLFSISNYPIVIKSYEGSVLPYLAAGIMAVYIDIWVKKWMPAAIDIVFRAAIVVVLTVVPVLFVIGPALSLVEFGMTYVVKGLGYIPLGIGVGLFAMIWQPLVLTGVHVGVAMTLLIPLMTQQEPSIFLPALQIAVFAQVGACLGVAILTKNPMERRVALGAIPGGVFGITEPIIYSTNLPKVKPFLVGCVAAFVGGTISGIIGIAQVNPGAAQGFLYILGVDGLTNQLLLALIFVITVAVALGLMFLTYSQKVNETKYSQKLNKKIDSILKNTKLSEKAKKEINEKLLAITEMFKENKEAYLKYEKYIQNISKFEASLISLEEKEEKHKTKLFNRVNKLKKAKKQNAELVKKAIAEFNSYSLEQEKQKIADEKENYIKENAELVLIYEKAKKQNELSIQKYIDYIQNQETVSELANYSKLYSNALNSVEIGYGLQDKVVYKMPKEFKVKLKNKEV, via the coding sequence ATGGAAATTAAAATATATGCTCCCGTAAATTGTGAAGTTAAATCAATGCAAAAATGCAGTGACCCAACTTTTGCAGGAAAAATGCTAGGTGACGGAATCGTTATTGAACCCAAGAATAATGTTTTCACATCTCCATTTGAAAATGCAACATGCACAATGGTTTTCGAGACAAAACACGCGTACGGTTTTGAAGTTCAAGGTTGTGAGTTCTTAATTCACTGTGGAATAGACACTGTTAATTTAAATGGAAAACCATTCAAAACTAATTTACGACAAAATATGTCTGTAAAATTAGGTGATCAAATTTTTTCAGTTGATTTAAAATCAATTAGAGAAAATAACCTTTCAACAGAAACACCTATAATTTTTACAAGTACAGATAAAAAAATAAAAATTAAAAAATTCAAAGAAGGAACTTATAAAAAAGGAGAATTAATTTGTGTTTTTGAGGTTACTTCTGAAATAAAAAAGAAAGCTAAAATCGAAAAAGAAAATGAAGATATTATTAAATTTGAAAGTAAGTATGCAAAAACAGCAAAAGAGTTCATTGAACTAGTTGGTGGTAGACAAAACTTTTCTGATGTTTATAACTGTATGACAAGACTTAGATTCAAAATTAAAAATAAGGATCTTGTTGATTCAACCAAAATAGAAAAAAACTCTATTGTAAAAGGAATCAATTGAAATGGTTCAGAATTACAAGTTATTATTGGAGGTGAGTGCTACAAAGTTAAAGATGAAATTTTAAAACTTGATAATGCTCAAGTTGAAATATCATCACAAGGCACTGAAGAAATTGCAACTTCAACTTTATCTCAAAAAATATTTGCAGCCATTGCAGGTATTATGGCGCCCAACATTCCTATTTTAATGAGTGCAGGTATAATCGCTGCAATTTATTCAATACTAAATACTATTGGTGTAACAGTAGATTTAGGTAGTGGAGATAAAACAATTGAAGCAGATATGCTGTCATTAATATTGTTCGTATTATCTAAATCAGGAATTTTACTAATTGGTGTGTTCTTTTGTTATAACACAACCAAATATTTTGGTGGAGACCCATTATATGGTTTGTTAATAGGAATAATATTAGCATCTAGATTCTTTATGGGAACAGGTGCTGAATCAAATGCTATAACTAATCCATCAGAATATGAATTTGGTAAATTTATAATGGATGCACAATTTGGTTCTAGAGGATGATACTTATTCTCAATTTCAAATTATCCAATTGTTATTAAATCTTATGAAGGTAGTGTTCTACCTTATCTAGCAGCAGGTATTATGGCTGTTTATATTGACATTTGAGTAAAAAAATGAATGCCAGCAGCAATTGATATTGTGTTTAGAGCAGCAATAGTTGTTGTTCTAACAGTAGTTCCTGTTTTATTTGTAATTGGACCGGCGTTATCATTAGTTGAATTTGGTATGACATATGTTGTAAAAGGGCTGGGATATATTCCGCTTGGAATAGGTGTAGGTTTATTTGCGATGATATGACAACCACTTGTTTTAACAGGGGTTCACGTGGGAGTGGCAATGACATTGTTAATTCCATTAATGACTCAACAAGAACCAAGTATATTCTTACCAGCATTGCAGATCGCTGTATTTGCTCAAGTAGGAGCCTGTTTAGGAGTTGCAATTCTAACTAAAAACCCAATGGAAAGAAGAGTAGCATTAGGAGCAATACCAGGAGGGGTATTTGGTATTACAGAACCAATTATTTACTCAACTAACTTGCCTAAAGTGAAACCTTTCTTAGTAGGTTGTGTTGCTGCCTTTGTAGGTGGAACAATTTCAGGTATTATTGGTATTGCTCAAGTTAACCCAGGTGCAGCACAGGGATTCTTATACATCCTTGGTGTTGATGGTTTAACAAATCAACTATTACTTGCTCTGATCTTTGTTATAACAGTTGCAGTTGCTTTAGGACTTATGTTCTTAACATATTCACAAAAAGTAAATGAAACAAAATACTCACAAAAATTAAATAAAAAAATTGATTCAATTTTAAAAAATACAAAATTATCAGAAAAAGCTAAAAAAGAAATAAATGAAAAACTTTTAGCAATTACAGAAATGTTTAAAGAAAACAAAGAAGCTTATTTAAAATATGAAAAATACATTCAAAATATTTCAAAATTTGAAGCTTCATTAATTTCACTAGAAGAAAAAGAAGAAAAACATAAAACTAAATTATTTAACAGAGTTAATAAATTGAAAAAAGCTAAAAAACAAAATGCAGAACTAGTTAAAAAAGCAATTGCTGAATTTAATTCTTATAGTTTAGAACAAGAAAAACAAAAAATAGCTGACGAAAAAGAAAATTACATTAAAGAAAATGCTGAATTAGTTTTAATTTATGAAAAAGCTAAAAAACAAAATGAATTAAGTATTCAGAAATATATTGATTATATTCAAAATCAAGAAACTGTTTCTGAGTTGGCTAACTATTCAAAACTTTATTCAAATGCCTTAAACAGTGTTGAAATTGGATATGGTTTACAAGATAAAGTCGTTTATAAAATGCCAAAAGAATTTAAAGTAAAATTAAAAAATAAAGAGGTGTAA
- a CDS encoding glycoside hydrolase family 1 protein, giving the protein MKFEKKDFLWGGATSASQVEGAFDAEGKSLTIAEMRPFNPNLDRKSVDELNKYTRSDYEKSIDNKDNLHYPKRIGIDFYHRYKEDIALFKEAGMNIYRMSIAWSRIFPNGDEAQPNAAGIKFYKDVFEECKKNGMEVMLTIQHYDVPYPITKKYGGWSNKKVIDLYIKFATVIMKEYKDLVKYWLPFNEINVATLAPTTGLGIFREDFDTTEDYKNASWQGLHNQFYAQAKVIELAKSISSNIKIGCMVANMTTYSSDCNPVNIWENLATQQMQRYFYYDVMVKGDYPSYSKRYFKENNIKFETTPEEMEVIKNNNIQYITFSYYMTSTISKELKDAAGGNLMMGGKNPFLKATEWGWQIDPIGLRITLNELWDRYQLPLFISENGIGVIETLNENNTVDDDYRIEYLSKHFEQINEAIKDGVDVFGYTMWTPIDVVSLSTNEMSKRYGLIFVDYDDYHKGTGNRFKKKSFEWFKNFIKTKEL; this is encoded by the coding sequence ATGAAATTTGAAAAAAAAGATTTTTTATGAGGAGGTGCAACTTCAGCTTCTCAAGTTGAAGGAGCTTTTGATGCGGAAGGGAAATCATTAACAATTGCAGAAATGAGACCTTTCAATCCAAACCTAGATAGAAAAAGCGTAGATGAATTAAATAAATATACAAGATCTGATTATGAGAAATCAATTGATAATAAAGATAACCTTCATTATCCAAAAAGAATTGGCATTGATTTTTATCACAGATATAAAGAAGATATAGCTTTATTCAAAGAAGCAGGAATGAACATTTATAGAATGTCAATTGCTTGATCAAGAATATTTCCTAATGGTGATGAAGCACAACCAAATGCAGCAGGTATTAAATTTTATAAAGATGTATTTGAAGAATGCAAAAAAAATGGAATGGAAGTAATGTTAACTATTCAACATTATGATGTACCATATCCAATAACAAAAAAATATGGTGGTTGATCAAACAAAAAAGTTATTGATTTATACATTAAATTTGCAACAGTTATTATGAAAGAATACAAAGACTTAGTTAAATATTGATTACCATTCAATGAAATCAACGTAGCTACATTAGCTCCAACAACAGGTTTAGGTATTTTTAGAGAAGACTTTGATACTACTGAAGATTATAAAAATGCTTCATGACAAGGTTTACATAATCAATTTTATGCCCAAGCAAAAGTTATTGAGCTAGCAAAATCTATTTCAAGCAATATTAAAATTGGGTGTATGGTTGCTAACATGACAACATACTCATCAGATTGTAACCCTGTAAATATTTGAGAAAATTTAGCTACTCAACAAATGCAAAGATATTTCTACTATGATGTAATGGTAAAAGGAGATTATCCATCATATTCAAAAAGATATTTCAAAGAAAATAATATTAAATTTGAAACAACTCCTGAAGAAATGGAAGTAATTAAAAATAATAATATTCAATATATTACATTTAGTTACTATATGACATCAACAATTTCAAAAGAATTAAAAGATGCAGCAGGTGGTAATTTAATGATGGGTGGAAAAAACCCATTCTTAAAAGCAACTGAATGGGGATGACAAATTGATCCTATTGGTTTAAGAATAACTTTAAATGAACTATGAGATAGATATCAATTGCCTTTATTCATTTCAGAAAATGGAATTGGTGTAATTGAAACTTTAAATGAAAATAACACAGTTGATGATGATTATAGAATAGAATATCTATCAAAACATTTTGAACAAATAAACGAAGCAATTAAAGATGGGGTTGATGTATTTGGTTATACAATGTGAACTCCAATTGATGTTGTTAGTTTATCAACAAATGAAATGTCAAAAAGATATGGTTTAATATTTGTTGATTATGATGATTATCATAAAGGAACTGGAAATAGATTTAAAAAGAAATCATTTGAGTGATTCAAAAACTTTATAAAAACAAAAGAATTATAA
- a CDS encoding energy-coupled thiamine transporter ThiT, translating to MKRYFYLSIKKITTKDIAVMGLMLSLYLVLNLIAGYSIPPFFITLNLQFIPLFVLACYTDWLRTLIVVFLAGIIAFFMPANYDSAIPLAYLFDYFIPLLLVALCSVFIPREYKQYLEKANVNLKFWDRVKFNVKRISLWILNRWVFILVIIIYSFLGFWSKTFAGVLFYGQYAPEGQGVWIYSMSVNAVNSVFDLLLYLITIPIICYTLTPLKNKIY from the coding sequence ATGAAAAGATATTTTTATTTGAGCATTAAAAAGATAACAACAAAAGATATTGCTGTTATGGGTTTGATGTTATCTTTGTATTTAGTATTAAATTTAATAGCGGGATATAGTATACCGCCATTTTTTATAACATTAAATTTACAATTTATACCATTATTTGTTTTAGCTTGTTATACAGATTGATTACGAACACTAATTGTTGTTTTCTTGGCAGGTATAATAGCATTCTTCATGCCTGCAAACTACGATTCAGCAATTCCTTTGGCATATTTATTTGATTATTTTATTCCGCTTCTTTTAGTTGCTTTATGCAGTGTTTTTATTCCAAGAGAGTACAAACAATATTTAGAAAAAGCAAATGTAAATTTAAAATTTTGAGACAGAGTTAAATTCAACGTTAAAAGAATTAGTTTATGAATTTTAAATAGATGGGTTTTTATATTAGTTATAATAATTTATTCATTTTTAGGCTTCTGATCAAAAACTTTTGCGGGCGTTTTATTTTATGGACAATATGCCCCTGAAGGTCAAGGGGTTTGAATATATTCAATGAGTGTTAATGCAGTTAACTCTGTATTTGATTTACTATTATATTTGATAACAATACCAATTATTTGTTATACATTAACACCGTTGAAAAATAAAATATATTAA
- the metG gene encoding methionine--tRNA ligase: protein MPKKFYVTTPIYYPSGNLHIGHAYTTTLADILKRYKDMQGYETFFLTGSDEHGQKIEEKATEAGLTPIDYLEDKVESFKTLWKALKIDYTKFIRTTDSYHEETVKKIFTLLLDKGFIYKGNYEGLYCISCEEFLNADQIDENNMCKISNTKLELVKEETYFLKTSLFQEFMENEVLASEFLIPAYRRNEMLNSFVKPELKDLSVTRTSFSWGIPINEDPKHVVYVWLDALTNYITALGYLQNDDSNFQKFWADENTEILQLAGKEIIRFHSIYWPIILKSLGLRQPTHLLGHGWILSKDTKMSKSLGNVIDPIEMINKYGADALRFYIGYELPTEKDGNFTDDLFIESFNAHLANNVGNLISRINQMITKYFDGFIENDNIVYDDNLTAKGIETINLYIQNMDQYKISDAIRNILDLGNACNKYIEETMPWNLAKEEKIDELKNVMATLQRNISIMVFLLKPILVENYEDMIEQIGLSGVELTFDKINNWDKIIFKKLGDKKIIFKRVN, encoded by the coding sequence ATGCCTAAGAAATTTTACGTAACAACACCAATCTATTACCCAAGTGGTAACTTACATATAGGACATGCATACACAACAACTTTAGCTGATATTCTTAAAAGATATAAAGACATGCAAGGTTATGAAACATTCTTCTTAACTGGTAGTGATGAACACGGTCAAAAAATAGAAGAAAAAGCAACAGAAGCTGGCTTAACACCAATTGATTATCTTGAAGATAAAGTTGAAAGTTTTAAAACACTTTGAAAAGCTTTAAAAATTGACTACACAAAATTTATAAGAACTACAGATTCATATCATGAAGAAACTGTTAAAAAAATATTTACTTTATTATTAGATAAAGGTTTTATTTACAAAGGCAATTATGAAGGATTATATTGTATTAGTTGTGAAGAATTTTTAAATGCTGATCAAATAGACGAAAACAATATGTGTAAAATATCTAATACAAAATTAGAATTAGTTAAAGAAGAAACTTACTTTTTAAAAACTTCTTTATTTCAAGAGTTCATGGAAAATGAAGTTTTAGCAAGTGAATTTTTAATTCCAGCATATAGAAGAAATGAAATGTTAAATTCTTTTGTTAAACCAGAGCTTAAAGACTTATCAGTAACAAGAACTTCTTTTTCATGAGGTATACCTATTAATGAAGATCCAAAGCATGTTGTTTATGTTTGATTAGATGCTTTAACAAACTATATAACAGCTCTTGGTTATTTACAAAATGATGATTCAAATTTTCAAAAATTTTGAGCTGATGAAAATACAGAAATTTTACAATTAGCAGGTAAAGAAATTATTCGTTTCCATTCAATATATTGACCTATAATTTTAAAATCACTAGGCTTACGCCAACCAACACACTTATTGGGTCATGGTTGAATTTTAAGCAAAGACACAAAGATGAGTAAGTCTCTAGGAAACGTTATTGATCCAATAGAGATGATTAACAAATATGGAGCAGATGCTTTAAGATTTTATATTGGTTATGAGTTACCAACAGAAAAAGATGGTAATTTTACTGATGATTTATTTATTGAATCTTTTAATGCACACTTAGCTAATAATGTTGGTAACTTAATATCAAGAATAAATCAAATGATAACTAAATATTTTGATGGTTTTATTGAAAACGACAATATTGTGTATGATGACAACTTAACAGCGAAAGGTATTGAAACAATTAATTTATATATACAAAATATGGATCAATACAAAATCAGTGATGCAATAAGAAATATATTAGACTTAGGTAATGCATGTAATAAATACATCGAAGAAACAATGCCTTGAAATTTAGCTAAAGAAGAAAAAATAGATGAACTAAAAAATGTAATGGCAACATTGCAACGTAATATATCTATTATGGTTTTCTTGTTAAAACCAATACTTGTAGAAAACTATGAAGATATGATTGAGCAAATTGGTTTAAGTGGTGTTGAATTAACGTTTGATAAAATAAACAATTGAGATAAAATAATATTTAAAAAATTAGGAGATAAAAAAATTATCTTCAAAAGAGTTAATTAA
- a CDS encoding FAD-dependent oxidoreductase, protein MKVIVLGTNHAGTTAVRTLKRLNPEIEVTTYDRNDVISFLGCGIALWVKGEVKDPNGLFYATPEILESEGINVKMKHEWVSIDADKKTVLIKNLETGETFEDNYDKVIVATGTWPLLPPIPGLDLKGVQICKNYDHAKKIQQANLDDSIKKVTVVGAGYIGVELVDAFVAHGKEVTLVDFADRIMPVYYDAEFTKHVEERMEKAGVKLALSQGVKEFKGANGKVTHVVTDKEEIPTDYVIFSVGVVAQTKQLEGVVELNDRKAILTNEYCQSSNPDIYAIGDCSTVFNKALNMEMPIQLATTAVRTGILAAANIVNGNKLASPGFTGANGIEVFGFKMASAGVSETSAKKMGLDYEAILLSDSDRPEFMSTYKEAWIKLVWDKKTRKIIGAQVASENNHTEIMYMLSLGIQKELTIDELPLVDIFFLPHFNKPYNFVTLAGLEVLGLNYFKK, encoded by the coding sequence ATGAAAGTTATTGTTTTAGGTACTAACCATGCAGGAACAACTGCAGTTAGAACATTAAAAAGACTTAACCCAGAAATCGAAGTTACTACTTATGATAGAAATGATGTTATTTCATTTTTAGGATGTGGAATCGCTTTATGAGTTAAAGGTGAAGTTAAAGATCCAAATGGATTATTTTACGCAACACCAGAAATTTTAGAATCAGAAGGAATCAATGTAAAAATGAAACATGAATGAGTTTCAATTGATGCTGATAAAAAAACTGTTTTAATTAAAAACTTAGAAACAGGTGAAACATTCGAAGACAATTACGATAAAGTTATTGTTGCAACAGGTACATGACCTTTATTACCACCAATCCCAGGATTAGACTTAAAAGGTGTACAAATTTGTAAAAACTATGACCATGCTAAAAAAATTCAACAAGCAAACCTAGATGATTCAATCAAAAAAGTTACTGTTGTAGGAGCTGGATATATTGGAGTTGAATTAGTTGATGCATTTGTTGCTCATGGTAAAGAAGTTACATTAGTTGACTTTGCTGATAGAATCATGCCAGTATACTATGATGCAGAATTTACAAAACACGTTGAAGAAAGAATGGAAAAAGCTGGAGTTAAATTAGCTTTAAGCCAAGGTGTTAAAGAATTTAAAGGTGCTAATGGAAAAGTTACACATGTTGTTACTGACAAAGAAGAAATTCCAACTGATTACGTAATCTTCTCAGTTGGTGTAGTTGCTCAAACTAAACAATTAGAAGGTGTTGTTGAATTAAATGACAGAAAAGCTATTTTAACAAATGAATACTGTCAATCATCAAACCCAGATATTTATGCAATTGGAGATTGTTCAACAGTTTTCAATAAAGCATTAAACATGGAAATGCCAATTCAATTAGCAACTACTGCAGTTAGAACAGGTATTCTTGCAGCAGCAAATATTGTTAATGGAAATAAATTAGCATCACCAGGTTTCACAGGAGCAAATGGTATTGAAGTATTTGGATTTAAAATGGCTTCAGCTGGTGTAAGTGAAACAAGTGCTAAAAAAATGGGATTAGATTATGAAGCAATTTTATTATCTGATTCAGACCGTCCAGAATTTATGTCAACTTATAAAGAAGCTTGAATTAAATTAGTATGAGACAAAAAAACCAGAAAAATTATTGGAGCTCAAGTAGCTAGTGAAAATAACCATACAGAAATTATGTATATGCTTTCATTAGGAATTCAAAAAGAATTAACTATTGATGAATTGCCATTAGTTGATATATTCTTCTTACCTCACTTCAACAAGCCATACAACTTTGTTACATTAGCAGGTTTAGAAGTATTAGGATTAAATTACTTTAAAAAATAA
- a CDS encoding lipoate--protein ligase translates to MINLFISKSNDPAYNLAVEEYLTYHYQTKDPILYIWQNSNTIVVGRNQNTYAEINIAEAMKDEVKIIRRNTGGGTVFHDMGNVCYSLIVNNDKNSQSNFEIALQPIIQYLRSEGLNANFSGRNDIEIDGYKISGNAQLKTNNKILQHGTLLFDVELPRILKYLNVDPEKIKHQKVKSKPARVANIKALLEGINKNIELTDFINNIINSYTKNEETKWIEFSETDELAINKCFEEKYQSRDWTFAKNENFEISNKKYLESKGLTEIKINVDKGKIQNIKIYGDFLGYIGTEALEFSLLNVNYDYHSVKNILDKFALKEIFGDNFEAEDILNLIFN, encoded by the coding sequence ATGATTAATCTATTTATTTCAAAATCAAACGATCCAGCATACAACTTAGCTGTTGAAGAGTATTTGACATATCATTACCAAACTAAAGACCCTATTTTGTATATTTGACAAAATAGCAACACAATTGTTGTTGGTAGAAATCAAAATACTTATGCTGAAATTAACATTGCTGAAGCGATGAAAGATGAAGTAAAAATTATAAGAAGAAACACGGGTGGAGGTACTGTTTTCCATGATATGGGAAATGTGTGTTATTCACTAATTGTTAACAATGATAAAAATTCACAATCTAACTTTGAAATTGCTTTACAACCAATTATTCAGTATTTAAGATCTGAAGGTTTAAATGCTAATTTCTCAGGAAGAAATGATATTGAAATTGACGGTTATAAAATATCAGGAAATGCACAATTAAAAACAAATAATAAAATTCTACAACATGGTACATTATTGTTTGATGTTGAATTACCAAGAATTTTAAAATATTTAAATGTAGATCCTGAAAAAATTAAACACCAAAAAGTTAAATCTAAACCAGCTAGAGTTGCAAATATAAAAGCACTTTTAGAAGGTATAAATAAAAATATTGAACTTACTGACTTTATAAACAATATAATAAATAGCTATACAAAAAATGAAGAAACTAAATGAATCGAATTTAGTGAAACTGATGAATTAGCTATTAATAAATGTTTTGAAGAAAAGTATCAATCTCGTGATTGAACATTTGCTAAAAATGAAAATTTTGAAATCAGTAACAAGAAATACTTAGAATCAAAAGGTTTAACAGAAATTAAAATAAATGTTGATAAGGGAAAAATCCAAAATATTAAAATTTATGGGGACTTCTTAGGGTACATTGGAACTGAAGCATTAGAATTTTCATTATTAAATGTTAATTATGATTATCACTCAGTTAAAAACATTCTAGATAAGTTTGCATTAAAAGAAATATTTGGTGATAACTTTGAAGCAGAAGATATTTTGAATTTAATATTCAATTAA
- the pdhA gene encoding pyruvate dehydrogenase (acetyl-transferring) E1 component subunit alpha, which yields MKYIGKFDPQKDEIVRVMDKDGKIINPKLAPSISDEELIKAYSIMNLSRRQDDYQNKMQRQGRLLSFLSSTGQEACEVAYTMVIDPKNDFFVSGYRNNAAWLTMGQTVRNIMLYWAGNEAGAKAPEGVNSLPPNIIIGSQYSQATGIAFAEKYQGKKGVAVTTTGDGGMSEGETYEAMNFAKLHELPVVFVCENNKWAISTPTVQQTKSLNIAVKAIATGTPSIKVDGNDFLASYAVAKEAVEFARSGNGPVLIEFDTYRLGAHSSSDAPDVYRPKGEFEDRVPYEPLIRLKAYMIEKGIWSEEKQTALNEEQDKHIAAEFAWVEQNKNYPIEDIFNYQYAELTNDLKDQLAEAKEFFAKYPETKDGGHH from the coding sequence ATGAAATATATAGGAAAATTTGATCCTCAAAAAGATGAAATTGTTCGTGTAATGGATAAAGATGGTAAAATCATTAATCCTAAATTAGCTCCATCAATTTCTGATGAAGAATTAATAAAAGCATACTCAATTATGAATCTTTCAAGAAGACAAGATGATTACCAAAACAAAATGCAAAGACAAGGAAGATTATTATCTTTCTTAAGTTCAACAGGACAAGAAGCTTGTGAAGTTGCATATACAATGGTTATTGATCCAAAGAACGATTTCTTCGTTTCTGGATATAGAAATAACGCAGCTTGATTGACAATGGGTCAAACAGTTAGAAACATTATGTTATATTGAGCAGGAAATGAAGCTGGAGCAAAAGCACCAGAAGGTGTTAATTCATTACCACCAAACATTATTATTGGTTCACAATACTCTCAAGCAACTGGAATTGCTTTTGCTGAAAAATACCAAGGTAAAAAAGGTGTAGCAGTTACAACAACTGGAGATGGTGGAATGAGTGAAGGTGAAACTTATGAAGCAATGAACTTCGCTAAGTTACATGAATTACCAGTTGTATTTGTTTGTGAAAATAACAAATGAGCTATTTCAACTCCAACTGTTCAACAAACAAAATCTTTAAATATTGCAGTTAAAGCAATAGCAACAGGAACTCCATCAATTAAAGTTGACGGAAATGACTTCTTAGCAAGTTATGCTGTAGCAAAAGAAGCTGTTGAATTTGCAAGAAGCGGAAACGGTCCTGTATTAATTGAATTTGATACATATAGACTTGGAGCCCACTCTTCATCAGATGCACCAGACGTTTACCGTCCAAAAGGTGAATTTGAAGATAGAGTTCCTTATGAACCATTAATAAGATTAAAAGCTTATATGATTGAAAAAGGAATTTGAAGTGAAGAAAAACAAACTGCTTTAAATGAAGAGCAAGATAAACATATTGCAGCTGAATTTGCTTGAGTAGAACAAAATAAAAACTACCCAATTGAAGATATATTCAACTATCAATATGCTGAATTAACAAATGATTTAAAAGATCAACTAGCAGAAGCTAAAGAGTTTTTTGCTAAATACCCAGAAACTAAAGACGGAGGACACCACTAA